From a region of the Leptospira venezuelensis genome:
- a CDS encoding SBBP repeat-containing protein, with amino-acid sequence MKTFRIYTLCFLLIFFMSSCGPSQGTNPLSLLALLSLPENNGNVDDGELHESDCMYNYDNIGRKNTSTTAIFKDSQGAIYVAGNTQENLGGKNPQNTQTPYVLKYPNISSCREWVQTFVDTLGYGQITSAAIDSNANIYILGTSASATIGAETCNSGLCNFLAKLDKDGNILWSKLLTSTLTAPISQKFALDPSANIYLIGSTSSAVNGQNPSGTADAFIIKLDTDGNLTSSFLLGVSGKYTRGEMISVDPNGNIYFMGNTNGSLGGQTPYGNGTTVYLAKYNSSLAQEWIRYVGVGVNPGNHRPTGITFDPSGNVYFGVNFNGTGYVEGNQYLGINNSLIYKFNSSGTKQWFHVVGFSGGSTEAITLTYTSFNKIMVFGTAFGTVNNISTNGYFTTFRAFYEQNGTYVGLDLFGPPNTNRYATSVYYSGTDPVYYSYTGSNSPAPGTQGGFMTSL; translated from the coding sequence ATGAAAACTTTTAGAATTTATACCCTTTGTTTCCTATTAATCTTTTTTATGAGTTCTTGTGGGCCATCACAAGGAACAAATCCATTATCTCTTTTGGCCTTACTCTCCCTACCAGAAAACAATGGAAATGTGGACGATGGAGAACTGCATGAATCTGATTGTATGTACAATTATGATAATATAGGTCGAAAGAATACAAGTACTACTGCTATCTTCAAAGATTCTCAAGGGGCAATTTACGTAGCAGGAAACACACAAGAAAATCTAGGAGGAAAAAATCCGCAGAATACCCAAACCCCATATGTCTTAAAATATCCAAACATTAGTAGTTGTAGGGAATGGGTCCAAACTTTCGTGGACACATTGGGTTACGGTCAAATAACAAGTGCCGCAATTGATTCAAATGCGAACATTTATATATTAGGAACTTCCGCAAGCGCAACAATCGGTGCAGAAACATGTAATTCCGGATTGTGTAACTTTCTAGCAAAATTAGATAAAGACGGAAATATTCTTTGGTCAAAATTATTAACAAGTACTTTAACCGCCCCTATATCTCAAAAATTCGCTTTAGATCCTTCCGCTAATATTTATTTGATAGGCTCTACAAGCTCTGCAGTAAACGGGCAAAACCCAAGTGGTACCGCAGATGCATTTATCATAAAATTGGATACTGATGGAAATCTAACTTCTTCTTTCCTTTTGGGAGTGAGTGGTAAATATACACGTGGCGAAATGATTTCAGTAGATCCTAACGGAAATATCTACTTTATGGGAAATACTAACGGTTCCTTAGGAGGACAAACTCCATATGGGAACGGAACAACTGTGTATCTAGCCAAATATAATTCCAGTCTAGCTCAAGAATGGATACGTTATGTTGGAGTTGGGGTAAACCCTGGTAACCACAGACCCACCGGGATCACATTCGACCCAAGTGGAAATGTTTACTTCGGAGTTAATTTTAACGGTACAGGATATGTAGAGGGTAATCAGTATTTAGGTATTAATAATTCTCTTATATACAAATTTAATTCATCTGGAACCAAACAATGGTTTCATGTAGTCGGATTTTCCGGAGGAAGTACGGAAGCCATTACACTAACTTATACTTCCTTTAACAAGATCATGGTTTTCGGAACTGCCTTCGGAACAGTTAATAATATAAGTACTAACGGATATTTCACTACCTTCCGAGCTTTTTATGAACAGAATGGCACTTATGTGGGATTAGATCTTTTCGGTCCTCCAAATACAAATCGGTATGCTACGTCTGTGTATTATTCTGGAACGGATCCAGTATATTACTCTTATACAGGCTCGAATTCTCCTGCGCCTGGAACACAGGGTGGATTCATGACAAGTCTTTAA
- a CDS encoding lytic transglycosylase domain-containing protein, which translates to MKKTILGLLPFLVVGSLFADEDLKYLVKSYSLEKIRRIFRERSPSKESEVYALVRFHETHPDGDEGNKFRYLVSLLKGRLVVGVTKDELHSLIKNPLPPMNAVSKMSFWKLYEEMVKRKSLSPSELISYLKKLPPEYDPVYKNVIGEILRIHYENGEFKEAKDYAESFSEKDKKEYFGAMAYYRYAKALYKLGEIQKGENLLYALTEDANVPSYVKKDIYIDLRTWKGESFYNQIPLEKGVLFLPFLDATDRKSFISSHQYFSSIVFERPESWKAAARGLVQYYPERLSSLFSRHKSYAEYFPEFTAAMSVELSNQNLAKSGLDLLQKTNLSSSESVEYAYARAYKRLGERDKYFNGLLSSLEKNPYNLIRQDELIDLLIGDHSHFLEESYWKEALKKIPNLPVKGRLVYWYLRSLKSKGKQDELLSWLKSYYRSIPGSYYTRVIREEFATEISSIQKPDSPLRNKDALFEYLSLTAGDPKYSDKIIGRDLEFAYFPDSFSLDVRIDSAHSKVRGNTLLQNAKEYLEIGEMAYASSLVDKFVLQTGTSEEEKDEIFAALGEVTGNQYLTVFHTRNLMKRRRIPDDVILLPSKLASRIYPRPHRDIVSHYSQSFGIEEDIVYAVMRQESFFKENAVSSSNARGLMQIMGPTGKGLAQGLGLGPYSLFDPEISIQMGAKFLKYLLSSNENDLKWASIAYNGGPGNLRKWKRNHYHGDFNHFLEELPLKEPRDYCRIVTSNYYNYQSLRQYKNR; encoded by the coding sequence ATGAAAAAAACGATTCTGGGGTTACTCCCGTTTCTAGTTGTCGGCAGTCTTTTTGCGGATGAAGACCTAAAATACTTGGTCAAATCCTATAGTTTAGAAAAAATACGCAGGATTTTTCGGGAAAGGTCCCCTTCCAAAGAATCCGAAGTGTACGCACTCGTCCGTTTCCATGAAACCCATCCTGATGGGGACGAGGGAAATAAATTCAGGTATCTGGTCTCTCTTTTAAAAGGGAGACTTGTAGTTGGGGTAACCAAGGACGAACTTCATAGTCTGATCAAGAACCCACTTCCTCCTATGAATGCAGTCTCCAAAATGAGTTTTTGGAAATTGTATGAGGAAATGGTAAAAAGAAAAAGTCTATCCCCTTCTGAACTTATTTCTTATCTCAAAAAACTTCCCCCTGAATATGATCCTGTCTATAAAAATGTGATCGGGGAAATTCTTCGAATTCATTATGAAAATGGAGAATTTAAAGAAGCAAAAGATTACGCAGAAAGTTTCTCTGAAAAAGATAAAAAAGAATATTTCGGCGCTATGGCATACTACAGATACGCCAAGGCATTATACAAATTGGGAGAAATACAGAAAGGAGAAAATCTTTTATACGCTCTTACAGAAGATGCGAATGTTCCTTCTTACGTTAAAAAAGATATTTATATCGATCTAAGGACCTGGAAAGGTGAATCCTTTTATAATCAGATCCCCCTAGAAAAAGGGGTGTTATTTCTTCCTTTCTTAGACGCGACCGATAGGAAATCTTTTATATCTTCCCATCAATATTTTAGCTCGATCGTTTTCGAAAGACCGGAAAGCTGGAAGGCTGCCGCAAGAGGACTCGTCCAATATTATCCGGAAAGACTTTCTTCTCTCTTCTCCAGACATAAAAGTTACGCAGAATATTTTCCTGAATTTACCGCTGCAATGTCTGTGGAACTTTCTAATCAAAATTTGGCAAAATCAGGCCTGGATCTATTACAAAAAACGAATCTATCTTCTTCCGAATCAGTAGAATATGCATATGCCAGGGCTTATAAACGATTAGGAGAAAGAGATAAATATTTTAACGGTCTTCTTTCTTCTCTCGAAAAAAATCCTTATAATCTAATCCGACAGGACGAGCTGATTGATCTTTTGATCGGGGACCATTCTCACTTTTTAGAAGAATCATATTGGAAAGAGGCTTTAAAAAAGATCCCTAATCTTCCGGTCAAAGGCAGATTAGTATATTGGTATTTAAGAAGTTTAAAATCCAAAGGTAAACAGGATGAACTTCTATCTTGGTTAAAGTCGTATTATAGATCCATTCCAGGTTCTTATTACACAAGAGTAATCCGAGAAGAATTTGCGACTGAAATTTCCTCTATCCAAAAGCCGGACTCCCCTCTAAGAAATAAGGATGCATTATTCGAATATCTGTCTTTGACTGCTGGTGATCCTAAATATTCAGATAAGATCATTGGGAGAGATCTGGAATTTGCTTATTTTCCAGATTCCTTCTCATTAGATGTTCGGATAGATTCTGCACATAGTAAAGTCAGAGGAAATACTCTATTACAAAATGCTAAAGAATATTTAGAGATCGGAGAAATGGCATATGCAAGTTCTCTGGTTGATAAATTCGTTTTGCAAACTGGAACATCTGAAGAAGAAAAAGACGAAATTTTCGCTGCCCTGGGAGAAGTTACCGGAAACCAATATCTGACTGTCTTTCATACAAGAAATCTAATGAAAAGAAGAAGGATCCCGGACGATGTGATCCTTCTTCCTTCTAAACTCGCTTCCAGGATCTATCCGAGACCACATAGGGATATAGTTTCTCATTATTCCCAGTCCTTTGGGATAGAAGAAGATATAGTGTACGCTGTGATGAGGCAGGAATCCTTTTTTAAGGAGAATGCAGTGTCTTCTTCCAATGCGAGAGGTCTCATGCAGATTATGGGACCTACTGGAAAAGGTTTAGCCCAAGGTTTAGGGCTTGGTCCTTATTCCCTTTTTGATCCTGAAATTTCTATCCAAATGGGTGCAAAATTCCTAAAATACCTTCTTTCTTCCAATGAAAACGATTTAAAATGGGCCTCCATCGCTTATAACGGAGGACCTGGAAATCTTAGAAAATGGAAACGGAATCACTATCATGGAGATTTTAATCATTTTTTAGAGGAACTTCCATTAAAGGAACCTCGTGATTATTGCAGGATCGTAACGTCGAACTATTATAATTACCAAAGTTTAAGGCAGTATAAAAACCGCTGA
- a CDS encoding citrate synthase, translating to MANTAILKIDGKEYELPIITGTENEKAIDISKLRQQTGYITLDNGYLNTGACTSAVTFLDGELGILRYRGIPIEQLAEKSSFTEVAYLLIYGHLPSDKELQDWDKELTMHTLIHEDLKRLYNGFPKDGHPMAIMSTMIGSLSTYYQDSYDPENPDHRHISMVRLLAKFPTIASFAYKKSLGQPTVHPMNHLDYCSNFLNMMFSVPSEEYYIDPEIVKALNLLLILHADHEQNCSTSTVRLVGSSLANLYGAISAGICALWGPRHGGANQEVLEMLLEIKASGLPVKKIVEKAKDKNDAFRLSGFGHRVYKNFDPRAKIIKKACDAVLSRLGVNDPLLDIAKELEEAALKDSYFVERKLYPNVDFYSGIIYRALGIPVNMFTVMFAMGRLPGWIAQWKEMIESPDMKIGRPRQIYTGATDTSYDSAKKK from the coding sequence ATGGCAAACACCGCAATCTTAAAAATCGACGGTAAAGAATATGAACTACCCATCATTACGGGAACAGAAAACGAAAAGGCCATAGACATCTCCAAACTCAGACAACAAACAGGATACATTACATTAGATAACGGTTATTTAAATACCGGTGCCTGCACAAGTGCCGTTACATTCCTGGATGGTGAGTTAGGAATTTTAAGATACCGTGGGATCCCGATCGAACAATTAGCCGAAAAATCAAGCTTCACTGAAGTAGCTTATCTTTTGATCTACGGCCATCTTCCTTCCGACAAAGAATTACAAGATTGGGACAAAGAGCTAACAATGCACACTTTGATCCACGAAGACTTAAAACGTCTTTATAATGGATTCCCTAAAGACGGTCACCCGATGGCGATCATGTCCACAATGATCGGTTCACTTTCTACTTATTACCAAGATTCCTATGATCCAGAAAATCCGGACCATAGACATATCTCTATGGTTCGTCTTTTAGCGAAGTTCCCTACAATCGCTTCCTTCGCTTATAAAAAATCATTGGGCCAACCTACAGTTCACCCAATGAATCATTTGGATTATTGCAGTAACTTCTTGAATATGATGTTCTCAGTTCCAAGTGAAGAGTATTATATCGACCCTGAGATTGTAAAAGCTCTGAACTTGTTATTGATACTTCATGCTGATCACGAACAAAACTGTTCTACCTCAACAGTTCGATTGGTTGGTTCTTCTCTTGCAAACTTGTATGGAGCAATTTCTGCAGGTATCTGCGCTCTTTGGGGACCTCGTCACGGTGGAGCCAACCAAGAAGTATTAGAAATGCTTTTAGAGATCAAAGCTTCTGGACTTCCTGTTAAAAAGATCGTAGAAAAAGCAAAAGATAAGAATGATGCATTCCGTCTTTCAGGATTCGGACACAGGGTTTATAAAAACTTTGATCCACGTGCTAAGATCATCAAAAAAGCATGTGACGCAGTTCTTTCCAGATTGGGAGTAAACGATCCTTTATTAGATATCGCTAAAGAATTAGAAGAAGCGGCTTTAAAAGATTCTTACTTCGTAGAAAGAAAATTGTATCCTAATGTGGACTTCTATAGCGGTATCATTTACCGTGCGCTTGGAATCCCTGTGAACATGTTCACTGTAATGTTCGCAATGGGACGTCTTCCAGGTTGGATCGCTCAATGGAAAGAAATGATAGAATCTCCTGATATGAAAATCGGTAGACCTCGTCAGATTTATACCGGAGCAACTGACACTTCTTACGATAGCGCTAAGAAAAAGTAA
- a CDS encoding class I SAM-dependent rRNA methyltransferase, with protein MSYERFRRYQLNKTTESVLNSGHPWILNGKLSTAISAFKDGDWMRLVSGSNETLGFGIYSSSGPIGIRIIQRGNEFSTPLLRQRIEKALELRKPLRVKTNAYRLLHGENDLIPGVTVDRYGSSWVVQTYSRSLRTFSRLVIQLLYSIVSKTEEPIPNQIVWISPQRIGSEKSLPIRFLRGKKAIPYEEKIFLNQIQWKTKIPGQKGGFFLDVRNLRQYILEKPEIAQNKDCLHLFSHTGLTSVCLEEAGAKSVFSADGAKEALEEFVSHILPEEEILNFDTKNTILTKGKHHLVRADLFQDWGFLEGRKFSLIILDPPNLTPNQAAIPAGKKAYRTLISKALFHLEPGGDLILLSCSGRIRESEFEKIGRETLANKGWKYKDLFKLKPEPDHPTRKEFPEGKYFKVHIYRKCEPLDP; from the coding sequence CTGAGCTACGAGCGTTTTCGAAGATACCAATTAAATAAAACGACTGAGTCAGTATTAAACTCGGGACATCCCTGGATCTTAAACGGAAAATTATCCACTGCAATCTCCGCATTCAAAGACGGAGATTGGATGAGGCTTGTTTCTGGATCAAACGAGACGTTAGGATTTGGGATATATTCGTCTTCCGGTCCGATTGGAATACGCATCATCCAAAGAGGAAATGAATTCTCAACTCCTCTTTTGCGACAGAGGATAGAAAAAGCGTTAGAACTCAGAAAACCTCTTAGAGTAAAAACAAACGCTTACAGACTTTTACATGGAGAGAATGATCTAATTCCAGGAGTCACAGTGGATCGTTACGGATCCAGTTGGGTAGTCCAAACCTATTCCCGATCTTTAAGGACATTCTCCAGATTAGTAATCCAACTTCTCTACTCTATTGTTTCCAAAACCGAAGAGCCAATCCCAAATCAAATCGTATGGATCTCCCCACAGCGTATAGGCTCCGAAAAATCTTTACCCATTCGGTTTTTGCGAGGTAAAAAAGCGATTCCGTATGAAGAGAAAATTTTTCTAAATCAGATCCAATGGAAGACTAAAATTCCCGGCCAGAAAGGTGGCTTCTTTCTTGATGTTCGGAATTTACGCCAATATATATTAGAAAAACCAGAAATAGCTCAAAACAAAGATTGTCTTCATTTATTCTCACATACCGGACTTACTTCTGTATGCTTAGAAGAAGCAGGTGCAAAATCAGTCTTCTCTGCTGATGGAGCTAAAGAAGCTCTCGAAGAATTTGTTTCACATATTTTACCGGAAGAAGAGATTTTAAATTTCGATACGAAGAATACCATTCTCACAAAAGGAAAACATCATCTTGTCAGAGCGGATCTATTTCAAGATTGGGGATTTTTAGAAGGCAGAAAATTTTCCCTAATCATCTTAGATCCTCCCAATCTAACTCCGAACCAAGCTGCGATTCCAGCGGGCAAAAAGGCATATCGTACTTTAATTTCTAAGGCGCTATTTCATTTAGAACCCGGAGGAGACCTAATATTACTTTCTTGTTCTGGAAGAATCCGAGAGTCCGAATTCGAAAAGATTGGCCGAGAAACCTTGGCAAACAAAGGATGGAAGTACAAGGATCTTTTTAAATTAAAACCGGAACCGGATCATCCTACACGAAAGGAATTTCCGGAGGGGAAATATTTTAAGGTGCATATTTATAGAAAATGCGAACCTTTAGATCCATAA
- a CDS encoding class I SAM-dependent methyltransferase, which produces MSTTKNTYQLIDSGNFKKLEQVGPYKVIRPSPVAAWPPTQASLWKDADGEYHRSDKGGGNWSWKGSSGSRPDSEDEFLIQIPPLTVKIRFTPFGHLGIFPEQLSNWDRIRKVSSQLAGQGEVLNLFAYSGLSTLSVLAGGLDACHLDSSKGMVEWARENAQVSGLADKKVRWIIEDVLKFLNREIRREKKYLGFILDPPTFGRGASGEVFKIEKDLPEMMDLLMKLCDNKPEFVFLTCHSTGFSPLALRRILEGRIKNPGNYLTEELSISETTGRLHPAGSNCVFYSNRVKL; this is translated from the coding sequence ATGAGTACTACTAAAAATACATACCAACTCATCGATTCCGGAAATTTTAAAAAGTTAGAACAAGTCGGCCCATATAAAGTGATCCGCCCTTCTCCTGTTGCTGCTTGGCCTCCTACTCAGGCTTCTCTCTGGAAGGACGCTGATGGAGAATATCATAGAAGTGATAAGGGTGGAGGAAATTGGAGTTGGAAAGGATCCAGCGGTTCCAGACCAGACTCAGAAGACGAATTCCTAATCCAAATCCCTCCATTAACTGTTAAGATACGTTTTACTCCATTCGGTCATCTTGGGATCTTTCCGGAACAATTGAGCAACTGGGACCGTATTCGAAAAGTTTCTTCTCAACTTGCAGGTCAGGGAGAAGTTCTAAATTTATTTGCTTATTCAGGACTTTCCACCTTATCCGTATTAGCTGGAGGGTTGGACGCTTGCCATTTGGATTCTTCGAAAGGGATGGTAGAATGGGCAAGAGAGAATGCACAAGTCTCCGGTCTGGCAGATAAAAAAGTACGCTGGATTATTGAAGACGTATTAAAATTTCTGAATAGAGAGATCAGAAGAGAAAAAAAATATCTCGGCTTTATCTTAGATCCTCCTACTTTCGGGCGAGGTGCAAGCGGAGAAGTTTTCAAAATAGAAAAAGATCTACCAGAGATGATGGATCTACTCATGAAACTTTGCGATAACAAACCAGAGTTCGTATTTTTGACCTGTCATTCTACCGGATTCAGCCCGCTCGCGCTTAGAAGAATTCTGGAAGGAAGGATCAAAAACCCAGGGAATTATCTAACAGAAGAACTTTCTATTTCTGAAACCACAGGAAGATTACATCCAGCAGGTTCCAACTGTGTATTCTATTCAAACAGAGTAAAACTTTGA
- a CDS encoding TrmH family RNA methyltransferase codes for MKKNILEISSFSNEKLKYISGLKEKKNREKSETFFIEGFREIQRAQISGKVKFEYLLTCPACYLGENEEDLVSSIDAKTIIVPKQIFEKISYRDRPDGLIATAEIPDFSLSAKTKLSDDPILVIEGVEKPGNLGTILRTAEGAGFHKVFVADPRLDLFNPNVIRSSTGTLFTLDVFQSDIKELYPILKNAGYKTIAVTPEAKSLHWDADLKGKVALVFGSEQYGLSEYARSHSDQYISLPMKGVADSLNLAMSAGILMYEVLRQNR; via the coding sequence TTGAAGAAGAATATTTTGGAAATTAGCAGCTTCTCGAATGAAAAGCTGAAGTATATCTCCGGGCTAAAAGAAAAGAAGAATAGAGAAAAATCCGAAACATTCTTCATCGAAGGTTTTAGAGAAATCCAAAGAGCCCAGATTTCCGGAAAAGTTAAATTCGAATACTTACTCACCTGTCCCGCATGTTACCTTGGGGAAAATGAAGAAGACCTGGTATCTTCCATAGATGCAAAAACGATCATCGTCCCAAAACAAATTTTCGAAAAGATTTCTTATAGAGATAGACCTGATGGATTGATAGCTACTGCGGAGATACCGGACTTCTCCTTATCCGCTAAAACAAAACTTTCGGATGATCCTATTCTTGTAATCGAAGGTGTGGAAAAACCTGGAAACTTAGGAACAATTTTAAGAACAGCAGAGGGTGCTGGATTTCATAAAGTGTTTGTTGCTGATCCAAGACTGGATTTGTTCAATCCAAACGTTATTCGTTCTTCTACTGGAACCTTATTTACATTGGATGTTTTTCAGTCCGATATAAAAGAACTCTACCCTATTCTTAAAAATGCAGGCTACAAAACAATTGCTGTCACTCCCGAGGCTAAATCCCTTCATTGGGATGCGGATCTAAAAGGAAAAGTTGCACTCGTTTTTGGAAGCGAACAGTACGGACTAAGTGAATACGCAAGATCTCACAGTGATCAATATATTTCCCTTCCTATGAAGGGAGTGGCGGATAGTCTAAATCTTGCAATGTCCGCCGGAATTCTAATGTACGAAGTGCTTCGACAGAATCGTTAA
- a CDS encoding glycosyl transferase, with product MKKIHLSVFVSGHGFGHISRSLEAILQILIKNPEWTATINSPRGEEFANSLDITGIWGKVRNRIQFRKIKSDVGIVQKDSLGMDLESTESEILEFKKNKNSLIQAETEYLKKERPDLIWSDSSSFPFLISYDLKIPSLFLGNFTWDYIYSYYESEIFQKYSKELKNEYKLCELGLVLPLSCPVTSIPKTKNIGLLGRKPNLNKEEARRYYGFEEGIEYYLFSFGAYGIDSSHFDWKEWDPSKRRIVIGGMEWKIQSKNNLGIVTIPNCHYPDLLRASDFVLTKPGYGILSESYFAGTPILYTDRGNFPEYKYLVETLQSQYKSAYISHNDLFSFRWEEASKSAISANLNPDPRFQRDAVKEIESSIIELLK from the coding sequence ATGAAAAAGATCCATCTTTCCGTATTCGTAAGCGGTCATGGCTTCGGGCATATCAGTCGCAGTTTAGAAGCTATCCTACAAATTTTAATTAAAAATCCAGAATGGACTGCAACAATCAATTCTCCCAGGGGTGAAGAATTTGCAAATTCTTTGGATATTACTGGGATTTGGGGAAAGGTCAGAAATCGGATCCAATTTAGAAAAATAAAATCGGATGTTGGAATAGTACAAAAAGATTCTCTTGGGATGGATCTGGAATCCACCGAGTCTGAAATTTTAGAATTTAAGAAGAATAAAAATTCTCTTATACAAGCTGAAACTGAATATCTCAAGAAAGAAAGGCCAGATCTTATTTGGTCCGATTCTTCTTCTTTTCCTTTTTTGATCTCTTACGATCTAAAGATCCCTTCTTTATTTTTGGGAAACTTTACCTGGGATTATATATACTCATATTACGAATCTGAAATATTCCAAAAATATTCGAAAGAATTAAAGAACGAATATAAACTATGCGAACTGGGACTTGTGCTCCCACTCTCCTGCCCGGTTACTTCTATCCCAAAGACCAAAAACATTGGACTATTGGGACGTAAGCCAAATTTAAATAAAGAAGAAGCCAGAAGATATTACGGCTTTGAAGAAGGTATTGAATATTATCTATTCTCTTTTGGCGCTTATGGAATTGACTCTTCTCATTTTGATTGGAAAGAATGGGACCCCTCTAAAAGAAGAATAGTCATTGGCGGAATGGAATGGAAGATCCAATCCAAAAACAATCTGGGGATTGTAACTATCCCAAACTGCCATTATCCGGATCTACTCAGAGCAAGTGACTTTGTATTAACTAAACCAGGCTATGGGATCTTAAGTGAGTCTTATTTTGCAGGAACTCCTATACTTTACACAGATAGAGGTAACTTTCCAGAATATAAGTACCTGGTAGAAACGTTACAATCTCAATATAAATCTGCTTATATCTCTCATAACGACCTATTTTCTTTCCGATGGGAAGAAGCTTCCAAGTCGGCAATATCTGCTAACTTGAATCCTGATCCAAGATTTCAAAGAGATGCAGTAAAAGAAATCGAATCATCCATTATAGAACTTCTCAAATAA
- a CDS encoding nuclear transport factor 2 family protein produces MPTLETLEKFIAHVESNRHDEAIEAFYTIDASMQENQSPPRIGRDLLVTNEKLVLRKAKSLTSKCIRPVFVNGDYVVIRWVFHFDWKDGTSTDMEELAYQLWEGEKIKEEQFFYDPAQRVPK; encoded by the coding sequence ATGCCAACATTAGAAACATTAGAAAAATTCATTGCTCATGTTGAATCGAATAGACATGACGAAGCAATTGAGGCTTTTTATACGATCGATGCCTCGATGCAAGAGAATCAATCACCGCCACGAATAGGCAGAGACCTACTTGTTACAAACGAAAAATTGGTACTCAGAAAAGCAAAATCCTTAACTTCGAAGTGTATTCGGCCCGTATTCGTAAACGGAGATTACGTCGTGATTAGATGGGTATTTCATTTCGATTGGAAAGACGGCACTTCAACGGATATGGAGGAGCTTGCTTACCAGCTCTGGGAAGGCGAAAAAATCAAGGAAGAGCAATTCTTCTATGATCCCGCGCAACGAGTACCCAAGTGA